One stretch of Pyramidobacter piscolens W5455 DNA includes these proteins:
- the dtd gene encoding D-aminoacyl-tRNA deacylase, protein MRAVVQRVTSSSVDSEGARVGAIGRGFCVLLGVTHGDTEADARWLADKIAELRVFEDENGKLNRSLADVGGAMLIVSQFTLYGDCRRGRRPSFSEAARPEQANALYEKFVACVRARGIPAETGVFQTMMTVNIVNDGPVTLIIDTPEREKES, encoded by the coding sequence ATGAGAGCTGTGGTGCAGAGGGTGACCTCGTCCTCCGTCGATTCCGAAGGCGCTCGCGTCGGCGCCATCGGCAGGGGCTTCTGCGTGCTGCTGGGCGTGACGCACGGCGATACCGAAGCCGACGCCCGTTGGCTGGCCGATAAAATCGCGGAACTGCGCGTGTTCGAAGACGAAAACGGCAAATTGAATCGTTCGCTGGCCGACGTGGGCGGAGCGATGCTGATCGTTTCCCAGTTTACGCTGTACGGCGACTGCCGCCGCGGCCGCCGCCCGTCCTTTTCGGAGGCGGCGCGCCCCGAACAGGCGAACGCGCTTTACGAAAAGTTCGTCGCATGCGTCCGCGCGCGGGGCATTCCCGCCGAAACGGGCGTGTTTCAGACCATGATGACGGTGAATATCGTCAATGACGGACCTGTCACGTTGATTATCGATACTCCGGAGAGAGAGAAAGAGTCATGA
- a CDS encoding JAB domain-containing protein, protein MALEMNASERPRERLVTRGPEALKTEELLAILFGTGREGCNVIEMSRELLNKYGSLKNLSRAHALELAGRNRPYDGVKGIGLAKAVTLLAALELGRRATGEEERRDSLKSRLDFWTMQLSADEREFIIAIYLDRKDVPIADERLSYGGVDGAMLDAPYLMRRAVRLNCAALALVHNHPDGDLTPSDDDLFLSRSVARMLQVLQIGYYGHYIAGGGRIRRIPGDGSTGKDVVLNAAAVKP, encoded by the coding sequence ATGGCGCTCGAGATGAACGCCAGCGAACGCCCGCGCGAACGGCTTGTGACCCGCGGCCCCGAGGCGCTGAAGACGGAGGAACTGCTGGCGATTCTTTTCGGTACGGGGCGCGAGGGCTGCAACGTGATCGAAATGTCGCGGGAGCTGTTGAACAAATACGGCTCTCTGAAAAATCTGTCTCGCGCTCACGCCTTGGAGCTGGCGGGGCGAAACCGCCCTTACGACGGCGTCAAAGGAATTGGCCTCGCCAAGGCAGTGACGCTGCTGGCGGCGCTCGAGCTGGGGCGGCGGGCGACCGGCGAAGAAGAACGCCGCGACAGCCTGAAAAGCCGTCTTGATTTTTGGACCATGCAGCTGTCGGCGGACGAACGCGAGTTCATCATCGCTATCTATCTGGATCGCAAAGACGTTCCGATTGCGGACGAACGCCTCTCGTACGGCGGCGTCGACGGCGCCATGCTGGACGCTCCCTATCTGATGCGCCGCGCCGTGCGGCTGAACTGCGCGGCGCTGGCGCTTGTGCACAACCATCCCGACGGCGACCTGACGCCGAGCGACGACGATCTTTTTCTGTCACGCTCGGTGGCAAGAATGCTTCAGGTGCTTCAAATCGGTTATTACGGACATTACATTGCCGGTGGCGGCAGAATCCGGCGCATTCCTGGCGACGGCAGCACGGGCAAAGATGTTGTGTTGAATGCTGCCGCGGTAAAACCGTGA
- the mreC gene encoding rod shape-determining protein MreC, which yields MAERWNFERELVIGLICVVACVLLALGATGGERTRHAMDITASVLAPLEKPAVFVIDRVERFRRWTSERRDLLMELEELREENRALRLQSGEKISAEFKRRARPGNRFPIIFRDPGMWWEELRIGTGAEKYDPGCAVLDGSDLVGVITSQSGGSSWVRLITSAGFYVPVVVEETREIGVVTGDNEGGVWVRYLPSDGDYKPGMKILTVLGSRLPVGLPVGELTSERRTVTAGVDEFRVKTGADLFRLQYVSVLGGLQP from the coding sequence ATGGCAGAGCGTTGGAACTTTGAGCGGGAGTTGGTTATCGGCCTGATCTGCGTCGTCGCCTGCGTGCTTCTCGCCCTGGGAGCGACTGGAGGCGAGCGGACGCGCCATGCCATGGATATAACCGCATCGGTGCTGGCACCGCTTGAGAAACCGGCAGTCTTTGTGATCGATCGCGTCGAGCGGTTTCGTCGTTGGACCTCGGAACGCCGGGATCTGCTGATGGAGCTGGAGGAGTTGCGCGAAGAGAATCGCGCGCTGCGTCTGCAATCGGGAGAAAAAATCTCGGCGGAGTTCAAACGGCGCGCCCGCCCCGGCAATCGTTTCCCGATCATTTTTCGCGACCCCGGCATGTGGTGGGAAGAACTTCGCATCGGCACCGGCGCCGAGAAATACGATCCCGGCTGCGCCGTGCTCGACGGTTCCGATCTGGTCGGCGTGATCACTTCGCAGAGCGGCGGCAGCTCCTGGGTGCGTTTGATTACCAGCGCGGGCTTTTATGTTCCCGTGGTCGTGGAAGAGACGCGTGAAATCGGCGTTGTTACGGGGGATAACGAAGGCGGCGTGTGGGTCAGGTATCTGCCTTCCGACGGAGATTACAAGCCGGGGATGAAGATTCTCACGGTACTGGGCAGTCGTTTGCCGGTCGGCTTGCCGGTGGGCGAACTGACTTCCGAACGCCGGACGGTGACGGCGGGCGTCGATGAATTTCGCGTCAAAACGGGCGCCGATCTGTTCAGACTTCAATATGTGTCTGTGCTGGGAGGTTTGCAGCCATGA
- a CDS encoding MBL fold metallo-hydrolase, producing the protein MNYKRIPLGPLWTNSYVIDDDRGTAFCIDAGGDPADVLAYLRNERLKLAAIVLTHCHMDHILGCAALKKATGAVLYAPADDEPLLADPNRNLAGEFGYEIEAVQPDRLVRDGDVFSVGGISLTALHTPGHTPGSTCYVAEQDGEKLLVSGDTLFARSIGRTDLTGGDREAMSRSLARLNAIAGDMPVLPGHGPETTLQKEREWNPFLKG; encoded by the coding sequence ATGAATTACAAACGTATTCCTCTTGGCCCGCTGTGGACCAATTCCTACGTGATCGACGACGACCGCGGCACGGCCTTCTGCATCGACGCCGGGGGCGATCCAGCCGACGTGCTTGCTTACCTGCGCAACGAACGGCTGAAGTTGGCGGCGATCGTTCTGACCCACTGCCATATGGATCACATCCTTGGCTGCGCAGCGCTGAAAAAAGCGACCGGCGCCGTGCTGTACGCGCCGGCGGACGACGAACCGTTGCTCGCGGATCCCAACAGGAACCTGGCCGGCGAGTTCGGCTACGAGATCGAGGCGGTGCAGCCCGACCGCCTTGTGCGCGACGGAGACGTTTTTTCCGTCGGCGGCATCTCGCTGACGGCTCTGCACACGCCGGGGCACACGCCGGGCAGCACCTGTTACGTCGCCGAACAGGACGGGGAAAAACTGCTCGTCTCCGGCGACACGCTTTTTGCCCGCAGCATTGGCCGCACCGATCTGACCGGCGGCGACCGCGAGGCCATGTCCCGTTCGCTGGCCCGTCTCAACGCCATTGCAGGCGACATGCCTGTGCTTCCCGGTCATGGTCCCGAGACGACGCTCCAAAAAGAGCGCGAATGGAATCCTTTTTTGAAGGGCTGA
- a CDS encoding septum site-determining protein MinC: MELASQKKEISFKGRGTSVCVAFEGAILPGIPDVLRELRDAGGMVTGHQIVFDFKKLQVPRNWLLDLLRDVIFPMNLSVSLWSAEEPSTKENLASLGFKVDGSERPMVTQGTLKIVSIPLRGGQALQHDGDVLMLGDLHHGAEINATGSIIVLGAIQGQVHAGCNGDNSASVITLSYRTNQLRIGSMISNAMEPGASPWWGRPVRIVVEGGVFVASDISWEK, encoded by the coding sequence ATGGAACTTGCCTCACAGAAGAAGGAAATCAGCTTCAAAGGACGCGGCACGTCGGTGTGCGTGGCCTTCGAAGGCGCGATCCTGCCGGGCATCCCGGACGTGCTGCGAGAGCTGCGCGATGCCGGGGGCATGGTGACCGGCCATCAGATCGTCTTTGATTTCAAGAAACTTCAGGTGCCGAGAAACTGGCTGCTTGATCTGCTGCGCGACGTGATTTTCCCGATGAACCTTTCCGTCTCGCTGTGGAGCGCTGAAGAGCCGTCGACGAAAGAAAATCTGGCGTCGCTGGGATTTAAAGTCGATGGTTCGGAACGTCCCATGGTGACGCAGGGAACTCTCAAGATCGTCTCGATTCCTCTGCGCGGCGGACAGGCGCTGCAGCATGACGGAGATGTGCTGATGCTGGGCGACCTGCATCACGGCGCCGAGATCAATGCCACCGGCTCGATTATCGTCCTTGGCGCCATTCAGGGGCAAGTGCACGCCGGATGTAACGGCGATAACAGCGCTTCGGTGATCACGCTGAGCTACCGGACCAATCAGCTGCGTATCGGTTCCATGATCAGCAACGCCATGGAGCCCGGGGCTTCGCCCTGGTGGGGCAGGCCCGTACGGATTGTCGTGGAGGGCGGTGTCTTTGTAGCCAGCGATATCTCGTGGGAAAAATAG
- the mrdA gene encoding penicillin-binding protein 2, with protein MTTNLSEQPTQRLLSDTRLNFWRAVATGSFVVLAAALALFQVLWSDRYVGLALKNRLRLIRMPPARGQIYDRKGLPLALNVMTFDIMGYPLDLQRDEVKQKLLGALQRARLPHDPEKLERRIKNLYWAPYRAISLVSNLTLLQMTSLMEDPEFPEVLFPLPVWRRTYPAGPLASHVVGYVGEISEQELRSVETDENKSYIGGDVIGKSGVEKYYEDVLRGSIGEWAVEVDARGRQRRTLNETMPGIGQDLTLTLDLSAQSYASDLMKDYNGVMVALDVNNGEVVVMWSNPSYDPNPLAWGVSGTEWAGLNFDASRPLLNRAISGQYSPGSIFKAVTGYAALESGVVDKNTAIHCSGVFRLGSNVYRCWRRGGHGRESFVHALRDSCDVYFYETSQMVGVKRYDEVGERFSLGRPLGIDLPGEAAGLLPSPDWKRNAMHQGWFRGDSVNMSIGQGFVLLTPLQMASVYATIANGGIFYRPHVLKTAKVEGQPTGLRQEYLKLVKAGLRAVVAKGGTGHRAAMSGVEIAGKTGTVQHDHGKDHAVFAGYAPASKPRYAVVCFIEGGESGGRVAGPLVGQLLSFLLNENGGTKER; from the coding sequence ATGACGACCAATCTTTCTGAACAGCCGACTCAGCGCCTGCTGTCCGACACGCGCTTGAATTTCTGGCGTGCCGTCGCGACCGGATCCTTTGTGGTTTTAGCTGCCGCGCTGGCGCTTTTTCAGGTGCTCTGGTCCGACCGCTACGTAGGGCTGGCACTGAAAAACCGCCTTCGGCTGATCCGCATGCCGCCGGCTCGCGGACAGATCTATGACCGCAAGGGACTGCCGCTGGCTCTGAACGTGATGACGTTCGATATCATGGGCTATCCGCTGGACCTGCAGCGCGACGAGGTCAAACAAAAGCTGCTTGGCGCCCTGCAGCGCGCCCGTTTGCCTCATGATCCGGAGAAACTCGAACGGCGCATCAAAAACCTTTACTGGGCTCCGTATCGGGCTATTTCGCTGGTCTCGAATCTGACGCTGTTGCAAATGACCAGCCTGATGGAAGATCCGGAATTTCCCGAAGTGCTGTTTCCGTTGCCGGTGTGGCGCCGCACCTATCCTGCCGGTCCCCTGGCATCTCACGTGGTGGGATACGTGGGCGAAATTTCCGAACAGGAGCTGCGCAGCGTCGAAACTGATGAAAACAAAAGCTACATCGGCGGCGACGTGATCGGTAAGTCCGGCGTAGAAAAATATTATGAAGACGTTTTGCGCGGCTCCATTGGCGAATGGGCGGTAGAAGTGGACGCCCGCGGCCGCCAACGCCGCACGCTGAATGAAACGATGCCGGGCATCGGACAGGATCTGACGCTGACGCTCGATCTGAGCGCGCAAAGTTATGCCTCGGATCTCATGAAGGATTACAATGGCGTAATGGTGGCTCTCGACGTAAACAACGGCGAAGTGGTCGTCATGTGGTCGAATCCTTCTTATGATCCGAATCCGTTGGCGTGGGGAGTATCCGGGACTGAATGGGCCGGCCTGAACTTCGACGCCTCTCGCCCCTTGTTGAATCGGGCTATCAGCGGGCAGTACTCGCCCGGCTCCATATTTAAAGCGGTAACCGGCTATGCGGCGCTTGAGTCCGGCGTGGTCGACAAAAACACGGCGATTCACTGTTCCGGAGTCTTCCGCCTTGGCAGTAACGTGTATCGTTGCTGGCGACGCGGTGGGCATGGGCGCGAGAGTTTCGTGCATGCGTTGCGCGATTCGTGCGATGTTTATTTCTACGAAACCAGCCAAATGGTCGGCGTAAAAAGGTATGATGAAGTGGGAGAGCGCTTCAGTCTCGGTCGTCCGCTGGGCATCGATCTTCCCGGTGAGGCGGCAGGCCTTCTGCCCAGTCCCGATTGGAAAAGGAACGCGATGCATCAGGGCTGGTTTCGGGGCGACTCGGTCAACATGTCGATCGGGCAGGGTTTTGTACTGCTTACGCCGCTGCAGATGGCCAGCGTCTACGCGACTATTGCCAACGGCGGCATTTTCTATCGTCCGCACGTGTTGAAAACAGCCAAAGTGGAAGGGCAACCTACCGGGCTTCGCCAGGAATATCTGAAACTGGTCAAGGCCGGATTGCGAGCGGTGGTTGCCAAAGGCGGCACCGGTCATCGCGCCGCAATGTCCGGAGTGGAAATCGCGGGCAAAACCGGTACGGTTCAGCACGATCACGGCAAGGATCATGCTGTGTTTGCCGGTTATGCGCCGGCGTCAAAGCCGCGTTATGCCGTCGTCTGCTTCATCGAAGGCGGCGAGAGCGGCGGGCGGGTGGCCGGCCCCCTGGTTGGACAGCTGCTGAGCTTTCTGCTGAACGAAAATGGTGGCACGAAAGAAAGATAA
- a CDS encoding rod shape-determining protein, with the protein MALFGRSGGVGVGIDLGTANVVVFQSDRGIVFDEPSCVAVRKLPRGGVEVIAYGHEAKAMIGKTPMGVSVIRPLRDGVIANFDMTEAVLRHFISKACTVGHFSNPQVVVSVPARVTEVERRAVVDAALGAGAREAYILDEPLAAALGAGLPINAPEGSMVLDIGSGTSEVAVISLGGLVVSNSLRIAGDSMDEAIIGLFRQKHALLIGESTAENTKNEIGSVLPLKEELEMEVKGRDLADGLPKVSRVSSVEVREVLLPIVSRIEDMVKVALEQTPPELSRDIVDNGIVLTGGASQLRGLPEKLTRVLNAPVILSEDPIHAVANGVGLTLQNLGEMKRILTTVHKSQL; encoded by the coding sequence GTGGCTCTTTTCGGAAGATCCGGCGGCGTTGGCGTGGGCATCGATCTTGGCACTGCCAATGTCGTTGTTTTTCAGAGCGATCGGGGAATCGTCTTCGACGAGCCTTCCTGTGTGGCGGTGCGCAAGCTGCCGCGCGGCGGCGTGGAGGTAATCGCTTACGGTCACGAGGCGAAGGCGATGATCGGCAAAACGCCGATGGGCGTTTCGGTGATCCGACCGTTGCGCGACGGTGTCATCGCCAATTTCGACATGACCGAAGCCGTGCTGCGCCATTTTATCTCCAAAGCCTGCACGGTCGGACATTTTTCCAATCCGCAGGTCGTCGTCTCGGTGCCCGCCCGGGTGACCGAGGTCGAGCGCCGCGCCGTCGTCGACGCTGCTCTGGGCGCCGGCGCCCGCGAAGCGTACATTCTCGACGAGCCGCTGGCGGCGGCGCTTGGCGCCGGACTGCCGATCAACGCGCCGGAGGGCAGCATGGTGCTCGACATCGGTTCCGGAACCAGCGAAGTGGCTGTCATCTCTCTCGGCGGCCTGGTGGTGAGCAATTCGCTGCGCATCGCCGGCGACAGCATGGACGAGGCGATCATCGGCCTGTTCCGGCAGAAGCACGCGCTGCTGATCGGCGAGAGCACGGCCGAAAACACGAAGAACGAGATCGGTTCGGTGCTGCCGCTCAAGGAAGAACTGGAGATGGAAGTGAAGGGGCGCGACCTGGCCGACGGCTTGCCCAAGGTGAGCCGCGTCAGTTCGGTGGAAGTCCGCGAAGTGCTGTTGCCGATCGTGTCCCGCATCGAGGACATGGTGAAAGTGGCCCTCGAACAGACGCCCCCGGAACTTTCCCGCGACATCGTGGACAACGGCATCGTGCTGACCGGCGGCGCTTCGCAGCTGCGCGGCCTGCCGGAAAAACTGACGCGAGTGCTGAACGCCCCCGTGATCCTTTCCGAAGATCCCATCCACGCGGTCGCCAACGGCGTGGGCCTGACGCTGCAGAATTTAGGAGAAATGAAAAGGATCCTTACGACCGTCCACAAGAGTCAGCTCTAA